The segment CGCGCCCAGATCGACCTCGGCAAGTTTGCCGCCCTGCACCCCGATCATGACGATCCGGCCGTCCACGGCGGTGGCTTCGATGTTCCGCGGCAGGTACAGCGCTCCCATGTTGTCGAGAACGAGGTCGACTCCCGCACCATCGGTTTCGCGCATCACCACGTCGACGAAGTCGGATTCTCGGTAGTTGATCACGACGTCGGCTCCCAGCGAGCGGCAGAACTCGGCCTTCTCCTCGCTGCCGCAAGTCGTGAACACGCGCGCACCCAGCGCCTTCGCGATCTGGATGGCACCGGTGCCGATGCCTCCGCCGCCGCCGTGGACCAGGAAGCTGTCCCCGCGACGGAGCCGTCCGATGTCGACCATGTTCGACCAGACCGTCGCGGCCATCTCGGGAAGCGCCCCGGCCTCCAGCAGGCTGGCTCCCTCGGGTGCCGGCAGCACGAGCGAGGCGTCGACCGTGACGCGCTCCGCATAGGCGCCTCCCGCGAGCAGCGCGCACACCGTGTCCCCCGCAGAGAAGGCGGTGATGTTCTCCCCCACCTCGACGATGCGCCCGCTGCATTCGAGTCCAAGGCGCTGGATCGCGCCGGGTTTGAGCCCGTAGACCCCGCGCCGCTGCAGCAGGTCGGCGAAGTTCATGCCGGCTCCGGCCACCTCGATGATCACCTCGTTCGCGGCTGGCCGAGGGTCGGTGGCCTCGATCAGGGTGAGCACCTCGGGCGCTCCGGGCTCTTGGAACTCAACAGCTTGCATGGTCTTCTCCGTTCGTTCTTGCAGCTTCGGCGGTGGCAGTGGCGAAGGGACGGCGGACACTGCAGTGACGCTGCCCGCCGCTTCGCGTTACTGGCCGAGATTCACCGTCACCTCGTCCACGCCGTACTCGCCGAGCCCGTACTTCTTCAGCAGCTCGTCGTAGGTCCCGTCCTTCTTGAGATCGATGACCGCCTGACGCACCTCTTCGACGAGCTCGTCGTTGCCCTTCTTGACTCCGATGCCATACCGGTCCTCCGAGACGGGCTCACCGATGAGCGTGTAGGTGTCGGGGTTCTCCTTCAGCTGGTACGCCAGGCTCACCGTGCCGAGCATGCCTCCCGCGATGCGGTCCTGCTTCAGCTGCAGCAGCACGTCGCTGCCCTCGGGAAAGCGCATGACCTCGATCTGATCGTCGGCGGCACAGTTCTCCTGCGACCACTCCCCGATCTTGTCGACGTAGGTGGTTCCGCTAACCGTGCCGACGGAGGTACCGCAAAGGTCCGCAGGTTTGGCGATCGACTCGGCCTGGTTGTTCGAGGTGAAGAACTGCGGTCCGTCGATCACGTAGTCGACGAAGTCAATGGTCTTCTGGCGCTCGACCGTGTCGGACATTCCAGACATAGTGAGATCAATCCGCCCGGTCTTCAACGAGTTGATCAGCTGATCGAACTCCATCTCCTCCCACTTCGC is part of the Saxibacter everestensis genome and harbors:
- a CDS encoding NAD(P)H-quinone oxidoreductase translates to MQAVEFQEPGAPEVLTLIEATDPRPAANEVIIEVAGAGMNFADLLQRRGVYGLKPGAIQRLGLECSGRIVEVGENITAFSAGDTVCALLAGGAYAERVTVDASLVLPAPEGASLLEAGALPEMAATVWSNMVDIGRLRRGDSFLVHGGGGGIGTGAIQIAKALGARVFTTCGSEEKAEFCRSLGADVVINYRESDFVDVVMRETDGAGVDLVLDNMGALYLPRNIEATAVDGRIVMIGVQGGKLAEVDLGAMMEKRMSLHVTSLRDRPLEERARILQGVERDIWPMVADGRVRPIVDRVFPLEDVVGAHEHAESGVQKGKILLSMLP
- a CDS encoding ABC transporter substrate-binding protein, whose amino-acid sequence is MHKKMTSLVILAVGALALSGCAGSKHAEASGETAASSDTLVFGVSNGYPPMEYTDPDTKEFTGFDVELGEAIAKKLGKTAKWEEMEFDQLINSLKTGRIDLTMSGMSDTVERQKTIDFVDYVIDGPQFFTSNNQAESIAKPADLCGTSVGTVSGTTYVDKIGEWSQENCAADDQIEVMRFPEGSDVLLQLKQDRIAGGMLGTVSLAYQLKENPDTYTLIGEPVSEDRYGIGVKKGNDELVEEVRQAVIDLKKDGTYDELLKKYGLGEYGVDEVTVNLGQ